The following are encoded together in the Tribolium castaneum strain GA2 chromosome 3, icTriCast1.1, whole genome shotgun sequence genome:
- the LOC103313737 gene encoding uncharacterized protein LOC103313737, which translates to MDAGEKDNNARGCLMLNNRIYPVFEGLNTIGRNPEAVINIKNPNVSKQHGIITVIDANTHYISDLKSVNGTFLDNTKLGHLKLYPLKNGASIKFGDVFCTYKKLEAGKHITNNHDESQDFSEHFYVANTQAVEEPSLPEGINFNEMPTQIFEPRTISINDMPTQVHNFDDVGEDSNDSIDFMTMQKSTESQNQGKLNSDHSDDESTIRPVVEGIPNTIASGSEPSSQVHSVESDESTVPRVKKGARIAIESDSDTEEYKPNLSASKYVISDDSETEIEDNVENINPNLKDNSAMDDLASSVNESVQENVKVNEESRLEGSSENKEDDGNVLDQGTTGHQMNDFGAFQNDLDDPEDFPLVEKENSSNVTNNEEVAPVIEEEAGEESKKERDSFEIMKKNEEMADLPLDKGSYAFTKDKDSEATVSDLGEELEDPNSKLRPDEEESIQNQQKSQEVANEPIQQNNFNFDEEKNQETEDLYIQSTQQIEVNTVSDQVVSNIVKDDEIFLQATQTLELLDETVENANSDLESSTICKSAEVSVKSLESSAHDNKDIDSLERPSTSKNLEEDIMLPPTQALESLHGGETSEPPKDVFAIPSALSVKQKDDDLFLPPTQALESMLSEGLSPKKQASKTSVVDDDDSFVIQPTQALEDLHRDTDNAHFNKVEDQLAEIFASQSMMATQQLVSVLETSHDEVIDDSICEEPMKLSRRSTFSMSFQRPKPLSDEAVKEILGEGMEKKTQDLQIVNKGKENVKTYTRSKSSIGEQTEEKKVEEIKSSVLEGCQSKEDNSVEIRKRGRRKQDLSTKVDEAEEHKNKCNEDSIAIKRGRRNQVSNTPDFDENNEKVSNKEAGTSLDNTDVKARIKDAKNAKEDDESKNILRQNNSVSNKANDDVVKENKRRGRSKKTEDSNSEEAKSVDNDDIVGNTPKIRKGKVATFKQTDQSSESQGSNSDEQKIATRKRKTEEAFTETPNNMKKKVTTNSKESSDLFLNNEIQPATSTPRKRVRRGTHDSEDAFEPKIPKCEESAIKKPAGASRMTRKIKAQLDDDVTSNSSASNSQEQAVKDDDVVSNASTNSQEQTVVDNKKRKTEERVTKEKAVPSRMSTRRGKVDKDDDVVSNSSTNSQEQTVVDNKKRKTEERVMKEKAVPSRMSTRRGKVEKEDDAVSNSSANSQEQTLVDNKERKTEERVTKEKAVPSRMSTRRGKVEKEDDVVSISSSSSNQEQAVTRKTPGPSKMTTRRLKAAEKEDDVVSVSSNSSSQDQTVQEPTKRGRRLSANSRRLKREEEEKNKTLIKQNSFETSTPTTPGGSPLRSKRQLKPKVVFTMMDNPELETLIRRLGGSVVETVDACTVLVTETVKRSQKLLCAVAQSKPICSPQWLYACRKASAFVDPWDYILQDKEAEQKWKFSLRESLKRSSKKKLLENHSFQLIVNNAADVLKDAIEACGGKCLRSLVKADSDNLFVVSSEDNKGKYNKIVKQNPRIKVVSAEAIFDGTLRQEFNFKDHLLI; encoded by the exons ATGGATGCAGgggaaaaagataacaatgcG CGCGGTTGTTTGATGCTAAATAATCGAATTTATCCAGTATTTGAGGGGCTTAACACCATTGGGAGGAACCCGGAGGCCGTTATCAACATAAAAAACCCG aaTGTTAGTAAACAACATGGTATCATTACCGTAATCGATGCAAACACACATTACATCAGCGATTTGAAATCAGTAAATGGTACGTTTTTGGACAATACGAAATTAGGTCATTTGAAATTGTAtcctttaaaaaatggtgCCTCAATCAAGTTCGGGGATGTTTTTTGCACATATAAGAAGCTCGAGGCTGGAAAGCACATCACAAATAATCATGACGAGTCACAGGATTTTAGTGAACATTTTTATGTTGCAAATACTCAGGCAGTGGAGGAGCCAAGCCTCCCAGAAGGAAttaattttaacgaaatgcCGACTCAAATTTTTGAACCGAGGACAATCAGTATTAACGATATGCCTACCCAGGTTCATAATTTTGACGATGTCGGTGAAGACAGTAATGATTCTATTGATTTTATGACAATGCAAAAATCAACAGAATCACAAAATCAGGGTAAATTGAATTCTGATCACTCAGACGATGAATCGACTATACGTCCAGTTGTGGAGGGAATTCCTAATACAATTGCATCTGGTTCAGAACCGTCTTCACAGGTTCACTCGGTAGAGTCAGATGAATCGACTGTACCTCGAGTCAAGAAGGGGGCTCGCATTGCAATTGAATCTGATTCAGATACGGAAGAATATAAACCAAATCTAAGTGCATCAAAATATGTTATAAGCGATGATTCTGAAACTGAGATTGAAGATAATGTGGAGAATATAAATCCGAATTTAAAGGATAACTCTGCTATGGACGATTTAGCCTCGTCGGTTAATGAATCTGTGCAAGAAAATGTGAAGGTAAATGAAGAATCAAGGCTTGAGGGTTCATCAGAGAACAAGGAAGATGATGGGAACGTTTTGGACCAAGGAACTACTGGGCATCAAATGAATGATTTTGGGGCTTTCCAAAATGATTTGGACGATCCAGAGGATTTCCCCTTAgttgaaaaagaaaattctTCTAACGTAACAAACAATGAAGAAGTGGCTCCAGTAATTGAAGAAGAAGCAGGAGAGGAATCTAAGAAGGAACGAgattcatttgaaataatgaagAAGAATGAAGAAATGGCTGATTTACCACTAGATAAGGGCAGTTATGCTTTTACTAAAGATAAAGATAGTGAAGCTACAGTGAGCGATCTTGGTGAAGAACTAGAAGATCCTAACTCAAAGCTACGTCCAGACGAAGAAGAGAGTATTCAGAATCAACAAAAGAGTCAGGAGGTTGCAAACGAGCCaattcaacaaaataattttaattttgatgaaGAAAAGAATCAAGAGACTGAAGATTTGTATATCCAGTCTACTCAACAAATAGAAGTAAATACAGTGTCTGATCAAGTAGTGTCCAATATTGTGAAAGATGACGAAATATTTCTTCAAGCCACTCAGACGTTGGAATTGTTAGATGAAACAGTTGAGAATGCAAACAGTGATTTAGAATCATCTACAATTTGCAAAAGTGCAGAAGTGTCTGTCAAATCTTTGGAATCTTCCGCTCACGATAACAAAGATATAGATTCGCTTGAGCGGCCTTCAACTTCTAAAAACTTAGAAGAGGATATTATGCTTCCGCCTACTCAAGCGTTGGAGTCGCTACATGGGGGTGAAACTTCTGAACCACCTAAGGACGTTTTTGCGATTCCGAGCGCCTTATCTGTGAAACAAAAGGATGATGATCTGTTTTTACCACCTACTCAAGCTTTGGAGAGTATGCTTAGTGAGGGCTTATCGCCAAAGAAACAAGCTTCAAAAACATCAGTAGTGGACGATGACGATAGCTTCGTTATACAACCGACGCAAGCTCTTGAAGATTTACATAGAGACACTGATAATGCACATTTCAATAAAGTTGAAGATCAGTTGGCGGAAATATTTGCCAGTCAAAGTATGATGGCAACTCAACAGCTGGTTAGTGTTTTGGAAACATCACATGATGAGGTTATTGATGATAGTATCTGTGAGGAACCGATGAAGTTGTCTAGACGGAGTACGTTTAGTATGAGTTTTCAACGGCCGAAGCCTCTTAGTGACGAAGCAGTCAAAGAAATTTTGGGAGAAGGAATGGAAAAGAAAACACAAGATTTACAAATTGTGAATAAAGGGAAAGAGAATGTTAAAACTTATACGAGAAGTAAGTCTTCGATCGGAGAACAAACAGAAGAAAAGAAAGTGGAAGAAATCAAATCTTCTGTCTTAGAAGGATGTCAAAGCAAAGAGGATAACAGTGTGGAAATTCGAAAAAGAGGAAGAAGAAAACAGGATTTGTCAACAAAAGTTGATGAAGCAGAGGAACATAAAAACAAATGTAATGAggattctattgcgatcaaaAGAGGAAGAAGAAACCAAGTTTCGAATACTCCAGATTTTGATGAGAATAATGAAAAGGTTTCGAATAAAGAAGCAGGTACTTCTCTAGATAACACTGATGTGAAAGCTAGAATTAAAGATGCAAAGAACGCAAAAGAAGACGAtgaaagtaaaaatatattaaggCAAAATAATAGCGTTTCTAATAAAGCGAATGACGATGTtgtcaaagaaaataaaagacgGGGTAGgtctaaaaaaacagaagatTCAAATAGTGAGGAAGCTAAAAGTGTCGACAACGACGATATTGTAGGAAATACTCCTAAGATTCGAAAAGGAAAAGTTGCAACTTTTAAACAAACAGATCAAAGTAGTGAATCTCAAGGTAGTAATAGTgatgaacaaaaaattgcaacaagaAAGAGGAAAACTGAAGAAGCCTTTACAGAAACACCCAATAATATGAAAAAGAAAGTAACCACCAACAGTAAGGAAAGTAGTGATTTATTTCTTAATAATGAAATTCAACCCGCAACAAGTACTCCAAGAAAACGAGTTCGTAGAGGAACGCATGACTCAGAAGACGCTTTTGAACCCAAAATTCCGAAATGTGAAGAATCTGCTATAAAGAAGCCAGCAGGAGCATCAAGAATGACAAGGAAAATAAAGGCACAACTGGATGATGATGTTACTAGTAATTCTTCGGCTTCTAATAGTCAAGAGCAAGCAGTTAAAGATGATGATGTAGTGAGTAATGCGTCGACTAATAGTCAAGAACAAACAGTTGTTGATAacaaaaaacgtaaaactgAAGAACGTGTTACGAAGGAAAAAGCAGTACCTTCGAGAATGAGTACTAGAAGAGGTAAAGTTGATAAAGATGATGATGTAGTGAGTAATTCGTCGACTAATAGTCAAGAACAAACAGTTGTTGATAacaaaaaacgtaaaactgAAGAACGTGTTATGAAGGAAAAAGCAGTACCTTCGAGAATGAGTACTAGAAGAGGTAAAGTTGAAAAAGAGGATGATGCAGTGAGTAATTCGTCGGCTAATAGTCAAGAACAAACACTTGTTGATAACAAAGAACGTAAAACTGAAGAACGTGTTACGAAGGAAAAAGCAGTACCTTCAAGGATGAGTACTAGAAGAGGCAAAGTTGAAAAAGAGGATGATGTCGTCAGTATCTCATCGTCGTCAAGTAATCAGGAACAAGCTGTTACAAGAAAAACCCCAGGACCCTCAAAAATGACTACTAGGAGATTAAAAGCAGCAGAAAAAGAGGACGACGTAGTGAGTGTCTCGTCAAATTCAAGCAGTCAAGATCAAACGGTTCAAGAGCCAACAAAGAGAGGGCGACGTTTAAGTGCAAATAGTAGACGATTGAAGAGAGAGGAAGAAGAAAagaataaaactttaattaaacaaaactcGTTCGAAACATCTACGCCCACAACACCAGGGGGAAGCCCTCTAAGATCCAAAAGGCAGTTAAAGCCTAAAGTAGTGTTTACAATGATGGACAATCCAGAGTTGGAAACCTTGATTCGTCGACTGG GTGGTAGTGTTGTGGAAACAGTTGACGCTTGCACCGTGCTGGTCACAGAAACCGTCAAACGTTCACAAAAATTGCTTTGCGCTGTTGCTCAGAGCAAACCGATTTGTTCACCACAGTGGTTGTATGCATGCAGGAAAGCATCTGCATTTGTCG ACCCTTGGGATTATATTCTTCAAGATAAAGAAGCCGAGCAAAAATGGAAATTCTCATTACGCGAGTCGTTAAAACGCAGTAgcaaaaagaaattattagaGAACCACTCATTCCAACTCATCGTGAATAATGCTGCAGATGTCTTAAAGG ACGCCATTGAGGCATGTGGGGGCAAGTGTTTGAGAAGTTTAGTTAAAGCCGATTctgataatttatttgttgtttcatCTGAGGACAATAAGGGGAAATATAATAAGATTGTGAAACAGAATCCGAGGATTAAAGTTGTTTCGGCCGAAGCTATTTTTGATGGCACCCTGCGGCaggaatttaattttaaagatcatttattgatttaa